A genomic region of Syntrophus gentianae contains the following coding sequences:
- the tnpC gene encoding IS66 family transposase, with the protein MRWNRCSGASTDESESSASLLSASMPDHPVTRCKANVGLIAHLIVSKFADHLPLYRQDGFFKREGMTIPRATQASWLMQTYVSISALKKAFRQAVIGEADILFTDDTPIPLQVKGNGKLKKARLWVYLREGTDPPLVAYDFSLDRSKLRPIDYFEGYRGYVHADAYSGYDELFRKEELIVVGCWAHARRKFDEAISSRPQEATDILARIAMLYHEVETPCSHVTPEEHRHRRQEHAAPILAGIFEKLEELRSQTIPSEPLRKAVDYALNQRHALCRYLKDGRLRPDKNLAENAMCPVTLGRKNWLFVGSERGGRAAALSMSLIQSCKNCDINPWEYFDDMLRRIMSHPISRLRELLPDQWKPLPKDERGLLLPTKP; encoded by the coding sequence ATCAGATGGAACAGATGCTCCGGCGCCTCGACGGATGAAAGCGAATCTTCCGCCAGCCTCCTCTCCGCGTCGATGCCCGATCATCCCGTCACCCGATGCAAAGCCAATGTAGGGCTGATCGCCCATCTGATCGTCAGCAAGTTCGCCGATCACCTCCCTTTATACCGTCAGGACGGCTTTTTTAAGCGGGAAGGCATGACGATACCCCGAGCGACCCAGGCCAGTTGGCTGATGCAGACCTACGTGAGCATCAGTGCTCTGAAAAAGGCCTTCAGGCAGGCCGTCATTGGGGAAGCCGACATTCTGTTCACCGACGACACGCCCATTCCCCTGCAAGTCAAGGGGAACGGAAAGCTCAAAAAGGCCAGACTGTGGGTATATCTGCGGGAAGGGACCGATCCTCCGCTGGTGGCCTACGATTTCTCTCTTGATCGCAGTAAGCTGCGTCCCATTGATTACTTTGAAGGTTATCGAGGCTATGTCCATGCTGACGCCTATAGCGGCTACGATGAACTCTTCCGCAAAGAGGAGCTCATCGTAGTGGGCTGCTGGGCTCATGCACGAAGAAAGTTCGATGAAGCGATTTCTTCACGCCCCCAGGAGGCAACGGACATCTTGGCCCGAATCGCCATGCTCTATCATGAAGTGGAAACGCCCTGCTCTCATGTCACCCCGGAAGAGCATCGGCACCGTCGTCAGGAACATGCCGCACCGATCCTTGCCGGAATCTTCGAAAAGCTTGAAGAACTGAGGTCGCAAACGATTCCTTCCGAACCCCTCCGCAAGGCGGTGGACTATGCCTTGAATCAACGCCATGCCCTGTGCCGCTATTTGAAAGACGGACGGCTCCGGCCGGACAAAAACCTGGCGGAGAATGCCATGTGCCCCGTAACCCTGGGCCGCAAGAACTGGCTTTTCGTCGGCAGCGAACGAGGTGGCCGGGCGGCGGCCCTGTCCATGAGTCTCATCCAGTCCTGTAAGAACTGTGACATCAATCCCTGGGAGTACTTCGATGATATGCTCCGCCGGATCATGAGCCATCCCATCAGTCGCTTGAGGGAACTGCTCCCCGATCAGTGGAAGCCGCTGCCCAAAGACGAACGCGGTTTGCTCCTGCCTACCAAGCCCTGA
- a CDS encoding GNAT family N-acetyltransferase produces MIGAASLVMNAEMTSGELAVFVHDSYQGKGLGTRLLKALIDIARKNLFRKCMWRSFRRIHRCWEFSEGLDLQSVAFPGAPVNAC; encoded by the coding sequence ATGATAGGGGCGGCGAGTCTGGTCATGAACGCAGAGATGACATCAGGAGAACTGGCTGTTTTTGTCCACGACAGTTACCAGGGAAAGGGACTTGGAACCAGGCTCTTAAAGGCACTGATTGACATCGCCCGGAAAAATCTCTTCCGGAAGTGCATGTGGAGGTCCTTTCGGAGAATACACCGATGCTGGGAATTTTCAGAAGGTTTGGATTTACAATCCGTCGCCTTCCCGGGGGCTCCAGTGAATGCCTGTTGA
- a CDS encoding VPLPA-CTERM sorting domain-containing protein translates to MKKTLLILFILTLMGFFSSASALALIIGFSPSSQTINQGGTALVDITATFESTSEIVSAYDFDVSYDSSILTATSVIFGTMLGNETLFEASTDFNLLPGVIDLAEVSFLADADLASLQGAGPITLATLSFSGDNFGMSSLMFINYGSGGNDVKGASNIQYGSPTLNGGSITVAPVPIPAACWLLGSGLMGLVGLRRNFQK, encoded by the coding sequence ATGAAAAAGACATTGCTTATTCTATTCATACTCACTTTGATGGGTTTCTTTTCGAGCGCCTCTGCTCTTGCGCTCATCATCGGTTTTTCACCAAGTTCGCAGACCATAAACCAGGGAGGCACAGCTTTAGTCGATATCACTGCAACTTTTGAAAGTACATCGGAGATAGTCTCTGCCTACGATTTTGACGTATCTTATGATTCATCGATTTTGACGGCAACAAGCGTTATCTTCGGAACGATGTTGGGGAACGAGACATTATTCGAAGCTAGCACAGATTTTAATCTCTTGCCCGGGGTGATTGACCTGGCCGAAGTGTCCTTTCTGGCAGATGCTGACCTGGCTTCGCTTCAGGGAGCCGGACCAATTACCCTGGCGACCTTGTCCTTCAGTGGCGACAATTTCGGTATGAGTTCGCTTATGTTTATTAATTATGGATCGGGAGGGAATGACGTCAAGGGCGCCAGTAACATACAATATGGCAGTCCAACTCTCAATGGTGGATCCATAACGGTGGCCCCTGTGCCCATCCCCGCTGCCTGCTGGCTCCTCGGTTCAGGTTTAATGGGACTTGTAGGGCTACGGAGAAATTTTCAGAAGTAA
- a CDS encoding fibronectin type III domain-containing protein, which translates to MKKNLFFLLGMAVLLLSFFFVPTANSAETIVYSEGFEANNGGFSVSTAGSTAGWQWGVPAATPGPGSAHDGSKCWGTKFGSTMPRPSDESIISGAIKLPQVSANQVIRVRFWAFVSLDGMYDRGQFFVSKDGSSWDSLAQFYNNMETSCDVTPAWHKYEFTIDNSYAANADQNKNIIYLRMRAAAQSSSPTFYCPPYTSDDLSGVYIDDLAITYYDVPTEKKVFSLKAYEDPSAWASCPWVAPWNGTRFEVDNDIYSVARMSSNEYLDFYRLAVPLIAKGDVYPIEVQERESEDSYTDYVELLEIDHAAGVSVAVDEKGAIHSYKPAKLIKPVSALAKGNDVTALLTKKDDKGFAAYNGATVTVNFGKVDVARGATLILGVKGFVLGTGKPQPYSGTPAVVVETMDKNRVWQERGRLLPRFEHSVAAFDLKPFLTAGQKVAVRLRSVSHDVKYHLIDYVAFFADSAPDFSVAEVAPSKATYASQNVLGDLQSADGNYAKMSPGDKISLEFPVKPLAAKSVREFIFVSKGYYEPTSGSYLIYTWDGASWVQRDGHSYNSSYVSRDYDLSLFLPDPDGKYRVRIWQDYQYEGAGIDYVKMMIGANEAPLASAYDYRYNRSVMSELSSSGSGYDTWSSCPRNRVVEVEFTSAQVNIPPTTNPVTVTNLVSLTPTISWYYNDTEGNPQVSIEVQVWTGPNATGVILWNPPEILTGSSVVYAGNALDPGVTYYARVRANDGKDWGPWSEASFVITPRDKCDMNKDGQIDRTDINLIMTGRGLNAPGDPRDIDGDGWITVNDARGCTLRCTNPKCAP; encoded by the coding sequence ATGAAGAAAAACCTATTTTTTCTCTTAGGCATGGCAGTCTTGCTGCTGTCGTTCTTTTTTGTTCCTACAGCAAATTCCGCCGAAACTATTGTTTATTCAGAGGGATTCGAGGCCAACAATGGCGGCTTTTCGGTCTCAACTGCCGGGTCAACGGCCGGCTGGCAATGGGGAGTCCCGGCGGCAACCCCAGGGCCGGGAAGTGCCCATGATGGTAGTAAGTGCTGGGGCACCAAATTCGGCAGCACAATGCCGAGACCTTCAGACGAGTCGATTATTTCAGGCGCCATCAAGCTGCCCCAGGTATCGGCTAATCAGGTCATCCGTGTTCGGTTCTGGGCCTTTGTCAGTCTTGATGGTATGTATGACAGGGGACAGTTCTTTGTCTCCAAGGATGGCTCGAGCTGGGATTCACTGGCACAATTTTACAACAACATGGAGACGTCGTGTGATGTTACACCGGCATGGCACAAGTACGAGTTTACTATAGACAATTCATATGCAGCAAATGCGGACCAGAACAAGAACATAATCTATCTGCGAATGAGGGCTGCAGCCCAGTCATCTAGTCCGACTTTCTACTGCCCTCCTTATACATCTGACGACCTGTCCGGGGTTTATATTGACGACCTGGCCATCACGTACTATGACGTACCAACGGAGAAGAAGGTCTTTAGTCTTAAGGCATATGAAGATCCTTCCGCCTGGGCGTCCTGTCCGTGGGTGGCCCCATGGAATGGCACGCGATTTGAGGTCGACAATGACATTTACTCAGTAGCGCGTATGTCAAGTAACGAGTACCTTGACTTCTACCGACTCGCAGTTCCTCTCATTGCAAAGGGCGATGTCTACCCCATCGAGGTCCAGGAACGGGAAAGCGAAGATTCCTATACCGATTATGTGGAGCTTTTGGAAATAGATCATGCAGCCGGGGTGTCGGTTGCTGTTGATGAAAAGGGTGCGATCCATAGCTATAAGCCTGCTAAACTGATTAAGCCCGTGAGCGCTTTGGCAAAAGGTAACGACGTTACTGCCCTGCTGACAAAAAAGGATGATAAGGGTTTTGCCGCATATAATGGCGCCACGGTAACGGTGAATTTTGGAAAGGTGGATGTTGCGAGGGGAGCCACACTGATATTGGGAGTCAAAGGTTTTGTCCTTGGGACCGGTAAACCACAGCCTTACAGCGGAACACCGGCGGTTGTGGTCGAAACAATGGATAAGAACCGCGTATGGCAGGAACGAGGACGGCTGCTGCCGCGCTTTGAACACTCGGTAGCAGCCTTTGACCTGAAGCCGTTCCTGACGGCAGGCCAGAAGGTTGCGGTCAGGTTGCGGTCAGTATCCCATGATGTTAAGTATCACCTTATCGACTACGTGGCTTTTTTCGCAGACAGCGCCCCTGATTTCTCAGTGGCAGAGGTAGCACCTTCCAAAGCAACATATGCTTCGCAGAATGTCCTCGGTGACTTACAGAGCGCTGACGGCAATTATGCAAAGATGTCCCCGGGTGACAAGATTTCTCTTGAATTCCCCGTTAAGCCTTTGGCAGCAAAAAGTGTTAGGGAATTTATTTTTGTCTCAAAGGGTTACTACGAGCCGACAAGTGGCAGCTACTTGATCTATACCTGGGACGGTGCCAGCTGGGTCCAGAGAGATGGCCACTCTTACAACAGTTCATATGTCAGCAGAGACTACGACTTATCGCTGTTCCTTCCTGATCCGGACGGTAAGTACAGGGTGCGCATCTGGCAGGATTACCAGTATGAGGGCGCCGGCATCGACTATGTGAAGATGATGATAGGGGCTAACGAGGCACCGCTAGCCTCAGCCTACGATTATCGGTACAATCGCAGCGTTATGTCCGAATTGAGCTCATCTGGTTCCGGGTACGATACTTGGAGCTCTTGCCCAAGGAACAGGGTGGTAGAGGTGGAGTTTACCAGTGCGCAGGTTAACATACCTCCTACTACAAACCCTGTCACTGTTACGAACTTGGTCAGTTTAACGCCTACCATTTCATGGTACTATAATGACACCGAAGGTAATCCGCAGGTGAGCATTGAGGTACAGGTCTGGACAGGTCCGAATGCCACAGGTGTTATTTTATGGAATCCGCCGGAAATTCTTACCGGCTCTTCTGTTGTATATGCCGGTAATGCACTTGACCCAGGCGTCACCTATTATGCCCGGGTGCGGGCCAATGATGGCAAAGACTGGGGGCCATGGAGTGAGGCATCGTTTGTCATAACACCACGAGATAAGTGCGACATGAACAAGGACGGCCAGATCGACCGTACCGACATCAACCTGATCATGACAGGGCGGGGTCTCAACGCGCCTGGTGACCCTCGTGACATCGATGGGGACGGTTGGATTACAGTTAACGACGCAAGAGGTTGTACGCTTCGTTGTACAAATCCTAAATGTGCACCCTAG